In Bacteroidota bacterium, one genomic interval encodes:
- a CDS encoding SDR family oxidoreductase, protein MNIVITGASRGIGFETAVECCRRGHHVIALSRSAPGLEKLEEETRKIGVSEKLFISGTDITNEKELQEMIFRISRLHDRIDVLVNNAATFIKKPFEKTGLDELRSIYESNVFAVFRLTQLLLPMMGGNQLSQIVNIGSMGGVRGSKKFAGLAAYSSSKSALAGLTEIMAEEFAGRNIHVNYLALGSVQTEMFTEAFPQIKAASSSSEMAKWIVNFIVEGGNLINGKIIEVSSGTP, encoded by the coding sequence ATGAATATTGTAATTACCGGGGCGAGCCGCGGAATAGGATTTGAAACTGCAGTTGAATGCTGCAGAAGAGGTCATCATGTAATAGCGCTGTCGAGATCGGCGCCCGGATTGGAAAAGCTGGAAGAGGAAACGCGGAAGATCGGGGTGTCGGAAAAACTTTTTATTTCCGGGACCGATATTACGAATGAGAAGGAATTGCAGGAGATGATTTTCAGAATTTCCAGACTGCATGATCGGATAGATGTGCTTGTCAATAATGCAGCGACATTTATAAAAAAACCATTTGAAAAAACAGGATTGGATGAATTGAGAAGTATTTATGAATCGAATGTTTTTGCGGTATTCAGGCTTACACAACTTCTTTTGCCAATGATGGGAGGAAATCAATTAAGTCAGATCGTTAACATTGGAAGTATGGGTGGCGTTCGCGGCAGTAAAAAGTTTGCCGGGCTTGCTGCATACAGTTCGAGTAAATCGGCGCTTGCGGGACTTACAGAAATTATGGCGGAGGAATTCGCGGGTCGGAATATTCATGTTAATTATCTTGCCTTAGGCTCAGTTCAAACAGAAATGTTCACCGAAGCTTTTCCACAGATAAAAGCTGCATCAAGTTCTTCAGAAATGGCTAAATGGATAGTCAACTTTATCGTCGAAGGCGGCAATCTCATTAATGGTAAAATAATTGAAGTTTCTAGTGGTACCCCCTGA
- a CDS encoding N-acetylmuramoyl-L-alanine amidase encodes MRKFFTCIIIFLPGILFSREEQLPKNNYTTYFEEAYATYPDIPRGILEAVAFTNTKFNQLTGNEIGCMGMPVKFSVMGLMENGQNWFRNNLAVVDSFSVYTSQEIKTDPRKSILAYAEAFHHFYSMCTNMHYDHCGGNRQIYSTEESVKLSIMLLNELPIAESNDSIDSKQKDFVQDTWLYDIFTFLNDANYSSTYNFPKWNVDLNNLFGTDNFKILSSKHVSISRDVISDENGNNFRQDNSSNEIQSADYPPAIWNPAASCNYTVGRTQAISAVTIHDIEGSYAGAISWFQNCAAQVSAHYVVRSSDGQITQMVLEANKAWHVGTENPYTIGIEHEGYASQTGWYTNAMYTESAALVRDICASNSIDPLRCGWWPWLATTYYNQSGIPGACTKIKGHQHFPNQTHNDPGPNWDWEYYYELINNNPPAAGMLTTASGNFYDLGGPSANYFDNERSIWTIAPASASSITINFNSFDVENTWDYLFIYDGADINAPLIGYYTGTNGPGTITSSGGSLTFEFRSDCATNNPGWDATWTSTQIASADAIAPTTSVSVNGIWQTQDFSTNFSESDNSGGSGLAKSFFQVIDYDGADWRANNSQGFFSDNFDLAAINSEWSSVTGTWTLTNGALNQTDQSLTNTNIYAPLTQNLSNQYLYNWAGKIDGTGNNRRAGLHFFVDQPTLTNRGNNYFVWFRVDQSVCEWYKVTNDVFSLEHSVPMTVNANQWYDWKVIYDRTTGEIGVYQDNIFVGSWTDPSPISNGNYISFRSGNCDWQVDNFKIYRSRYSNTPQNISVGNCASCMLRYENPDPATPAGRVKSIVRDSANNLSSVAYQDVNVDWTTPLAIPQVNDGNAADIDLSTSATNLDANWSATTDPNSGVSTYYFALGSTSGDSDVVMWTNTVGNDSAFLSNLSLANGQWYYFSVRAENGAGLVTQNFTSDGVLINLTLGISSLGTNGFSVSAGPNPFSNSTVLSYSLAENSKVKIELHDAAGRVIRISDEEETAGQHRFDVDAASLGLSTGIYLVTFDVGGKQYSLPVIKQ; translated from the coding sequence ATGAGAAAATTTTTTACCTGCATCATTATTTTTCTTCCCGGAATTTTATTTTCGCGAGAAGAACAACTTCCTAAAAATAATTACACCACGTATTTTGAAGAAGCTTACGCAACCTATCCTGATATTCCGCGCGGCATACTCGAAGCGGTTGCATTCACCAATACAAAATTCAACCAGCTCACCGGAAATGAGATCGGCTGCATGGGAATGCCAGTGAAATTTTCGGTGATGGGACTGATGGAAAACGGACAGAACTGGTTCAGGAATAATCTGGCAGTAGTTGATTCTTTTTCAGTTTACACTTCGCAGGAAATAAAAACTGATCCGCGGAAAAGTATTCTTGCTTATGCTGAAGCATTTCATCATTTCTATTCCATGTGTACGAATATGCACTATGATCATTGTGGTGGTAATCGACAAATTTATTCCACAGAGGAAAGTGTAAAATTATCGATCATGCTTCTGAATGAATTACCGATTGCAGAAAGCAATGATAGTATTGATTCGAAACAAAAAGACTTCGTTCAGGACACCTGGCTCTACGATATTTTCACTTTTCTCAACGATGCTAATTATTCTTCCACTTACAATTTTCCGAAATGGAATGTAGATCTGAATAATTTATTCGGCACGGATAATTTTAAAATTCTTTCTTCCAAACATGTTTCTATTTCACGCGATGTGATCTCCGACGAAAACGGAAATAATTTTCGGCAGGATAATTCTTCCAATGAAATTCAATCCGCCGATTATCCTCCGGCTATCTGGAATCCTGCTGCTTCATGCAACTATACTGTAGGCAGAACACAAGCGATTTCCGCTGTAACCATTCACGACATCGAAGGAAGTTATGCCGGAGCAATTTCCTGGTTTCAGAATTGTGCCGCACAGGTTTCTGCTCACTACGTGGTGCGTTCATCCGACGGACAAATAACGCAAATGGTACTCGAAGCAAATAAAGCATGGCACGTTGGAACAGAAAATCCTTACACGATCGGAATTGAACACGAAGGTTACGCGTCGCAAACGGGCTGGTACACGAACGCCATGTACACGGAGTCGGCTGCGCTCGTGCGCGACATCTGCGCAAGCAACAGCATTGATCCGCTTCGCTGCGGATGGTGGCCGTGGCTCGCAACAACTTATTATAACCAGAGCGGAATTCCCGGAGCGTGCACGAAGATCAAAGGCCATCAGCATTTTCCCAATCAAACACATAATGATCCGGGACCAAATTGGGATTGGGAATATTATTATGAATTGATCAACAACAATCCGCCCGCTGCTGGAATGCTCACTACTGCAAGCGGAAATTTTTACGATCTCGGCGGACCTTCTGCAAATTATTTTGACAATGAAAGAAGTATATGGACGATTGCTCCTGCAAGCGCATCTTCGATCACAATAAATTTTAATTCATTCGATGTAGAGAACACGTGGGATTATCTTTTCATTTACGATGGCGCTGATATCAATGCGCCACTCATCGGTTATTACACTGGAACGAACGGGCCGGGAACAATTACTTCGAGCGGCGGTTCGCTCACTTTTGAATTCCGTTCTGATTGCGCAACAAATAATCCGGGATGGGATGCAACGTGGACGAGTACACAAATTGCTTCTGCCGATGCGATCGCGCCGACAACTTCTGTTTCTGTCAATGGAATATGGCAGACACAGGATTTCTCAACCAATTTTTCTGAATCAGATAATTCCGGAGGAAGTGGTCTCGCAAAAAGTTTTTTCCAGGTAATCGATTATGATGGCGCAGATTGGCGTGCAAATAATTCGCAGGGGTTTTTCTCCGATAATTTCGATCTCGCTGCAATAAATTCAGAATGGAGCAGCGTTACCGGAACTTGGACATTGACAAACGGCGCCCTGAATCAAACCGATCAGAGTCTGACGAACACGAATATTTATGCGCCGCTCACACAAAATCTTTCCAATCAATATTTATACAACTGGGCAGGAAAAATAGACGGCACAGGAAATAATCGCCGTGCAGGATTACATTTTTTCGTGGACCAGCCAACATTGACCAATCGCGGAAATAATTATTTTGTGTGGTTCCGCGTCGATCAATCGGTTTGCGAATGGTATAAAGTGACGAATGATGTTTTCTCGCTCGAACATTCTGTGCCGATGACGGTGAATGCAAATCAATGGTACGACTGGAAAGTAATTTACGATCGCACGACAGGAGAGATCGGCGTTTACCAGGATAATATTTTTGTCGGAAGCTGGACGGATCCTTCACCGATCTCCAATGGAAATTACATTTCTTTCCGCAGTGGAAATTGCGACTGGCAGGTGGATAATTTCAAAATTTATCGTTCGCGTTATTCCAACACGCCACAGAATATTTCAGTTGGAAATTGCGCGTCGTGCATGCTGCGTTATGAAAATCCCGATCCTGCAACTCCGGCGGGAAGAGTGAAATCCATTGTGCGCGATTCTGCAAATAATCTTTCTTCCGTCGCGTACCAGGATGTGAATGTGGACTGGACTACTCCGCTGGCGATCCCGCAGGTGAACGATGGAAATGCTGCCGACATTGACCTTTCAACTTCAGCAACAAATCTTGATGCGAACTGGTCGGCTACAACAGATCCGAATTCCGGAGTATCTACTTATTATTTTGCGCTGGGATCAACATCGGGAGATTCTGATGTGGTAATGTGGACGAACACCGTTGGAAATGATTCTGCTTTTCTTTCGAATCTTTCTCTTGCTAACGGACAATGGTATTATTTTTCTGTGCGTGCTGAAAACGGCGCAGGACTCGTGACACAGAATTTTACGAGCGATGGCGTGCTCATCAATCTGACACTCGGAATTTCTTCGCTCGGCACAAATGGATTTTCTGTTTCTGCTGGACCGAATCCTTTCAGCAATTCTACCGTGCTCAGTTATTCACTGGCAGAAAATTCAAAAGTGAAAATTGAATTGCATGATGCGGCAGGCCGCGTGATCCGGATCTCGGATGAAGAAGAAACAGCAGGGCAACATCGGTTTGATGTGGATGCCGCTTCACTCGGACTTTCAACGGGAATTTACCTCGTTACTTTTGATGTGGGTGGAAAACAATATTCGCTGCCCGTGATCAAACAATGA
- a CDS encoding T9SS type A sorting domain-containing protein, producing MKKLFLCALLFIGANLSAQWDTLQTNCATNFRDIFFVSRDTGFAVGADAAGHADIRMTTDAGSVWTQPVFPANFPGLNAVRFFSSTEGWAVGNSGVMMKTTNNGMNWDTVSAVTAEDLYSINIPTSATIYIAGVNGTLMRSSDDGATWAAITNSGTSLDINDLHFINSSAGFICGNGGFISATGDACANWTFFTQPYGGFFNANGYDYAGTTNNAFCVGDYGLSIFSTDAGITWNTQTLPTAYNLNKVRFGNDLGGLIVGDHGTIFISIDGGTSWYDDTVSFIHENLYSAAYDHDTSAYVCGDAGTILKSLRDISSVHENISTGISASVFPNPFNDQFNISFALKNSSAVKIEIADVTGRIISENNYGTIGAGEHIFSCDEIADAVPGIYFVKVMTENSAMTIPVVKE from the coding sequence ATGAAAAAACTTTTTCTCTGTGCGTTACTTTTCATTGGCGCAAATCTTTCCGCACAATGGGATACACTGCAAACGAATTGCGCCACCAACTTCCGGGATATTTTTTTCGTGTCGCGCGATACCGGTTTCGCGGTGGGCGCGGATGCGGCCGGGCACGCTGACATACGCATGACCACGGACGCGGGTAGTGTTTGGACACAACCTGTGTTTCCTGCAAATTTTCCGGGACTGAACGCGGTTCGCTTTTTTTCTTCAACGGAAGGATGGGCCGTGGGCAACAGTGGCGTGATGATGAAGACGACCAATAATGGAATGAACTGGGATACGGTGAGCGCTGTAACTGCAGAAGATCTTTATTCCATTAATATTCCAACGAGCGCAACTATTTACATCGCCGGGGTGAATGGAACGCTGATGCGGAGTTCAGATGATGGTGCAACATGGGCGGCGATCACCAATTCGGGAACGTCTCTTGACATCAATGATCTTCATTTCATAAATTCATCAGCAGGATTCATTTGTGGTAATGGAGGATTCATTTCTGCGACGGGCGATGCGTGTGCAAACTGGACTTTTTTCACGCAACCTTACGGAGGATTTTTCAATGCGAACGGATACGATTATGCCGGAACGACGAACAATGCTTTTTGCGTGGGAGACTATGGCCTATCGATTTTTTCTACTGATGCAGGAATAACGTGGAATACGCAAACACTTCCTACTGCTTACAATCTGAACAAAGTCCGTTTCGGAAATGACCTCGGCGGATTGATCGTGGGAGATCACGGAACAATTTTCATTTCCATTGATGGCGGAACCAGCTGGTACGACGATACCGTTTCTTTCATTCATGAAAATCTTTATTCGGCTGCTTATGATCACGATACTTCTGCATACGTGTGCGGGGACGCGGGAACGATCCTGAAAAGTTTGCGTGATATTTCATCGGTGCATGAAAATATTTCTACAGGAATTTCTGCATCTGTTTTTCCGAATCCGTTCAATGATCAATTCAATATTTCCTTTGCGCTGAAAAATTCTTCGGCAGTGAAAATTGAAATCGCTGACGTTACAGGAAGAATTATTTCTGAAAATAATTATGGGACGATCGGCGCGGGGGAACATATTTTTTCCTGCGATGAAATTGCAGATGCTGTTCCCGGAATTTATTTTGTGAAAGTGATGACGGAAAATTCTGCGATGACGATTCCCGTTGTGAAAGAGTGA
- the gldM gene encoding gliding motility protein GldM: MAAAATLSPRQKMIGMMYLVLTALLALNVAKEILDAFVTVNNGLEHTNRSFDKDINSLYAKFDEKKSVDPTRVTPNWNKAQDAKKMSKDLDDYLVNLKRRLLRESEGFKNHEEDTLNLANLDGKEKYDATTNILCGDAEDGNNGAAHDLRLKLAKYKSDMIGLLTAEDQKSMHLNLETPDPTDGGEFHTWEMKSFYHTPIAADITILSKIQNDVKGAQADVVDALLRETDSDIIPFDTVAARVIAQTNYVIQGEPYNAQIFLAAFNKTLSPQILVGTYDPATGKMTGAYDSLHVQNGMGIYNVNTADEGIFKYSGVINMKTPKGAIRQYPFEQEYIVARPALTVSADKMNVMYAGLDNPITVSVPGFANEKTHVTVNNGTLVPLGNGKFTVKNLKAGKCVVAVSVDDQDGKPRSMGTMEFRVKNLPTPIVYPSGVTTQRISATKMGNTLGLVCKYGDDFNFAAQANVVSFDLNISDKSGDKYDKEGIAGKVLPEVAKSAIRNSKRGTRVSFTNVFAIGADGVKLHCPDMVYIIQ; the protein is encoded by the coding sequence ATGGCCGCAGCAGCAACACTTTCCCCGAGACAGAAGATGATAGGAATGATGTACCTCGTACTCACCGCACTTCTTGCACTGAATGTAGCGAAAGAAATTCTCGACGCATTCGTAACCGTGAACAACGGTCTTGAACACACCAACCGCAGTTTTGATAAAGACATCAATTCTCTTTACGCAAAATTCGACGAAAAGAAAAGTGTGGATCCAACGCGTGTAACGCCGAACTGGAATAAAGCGCAGGACGCAAAAAAAATGTCGAAAGATCTCGACGACTATCTCGTGAATCTGAAACGGAGATTGCTTCGCGAAAGTGAAGGATTCAAAAATCACGAGGAAGACACACTCAATCTTGCCAACCTCGACGGAAAAGAAAAATATGATGCGACTACAAATATTCTTTGCGGAGATGCTGAAGACGGCAACAACGGCGCGGCGCATGATCTGCGTTTAAAACTCGCAAAATATAAAAGTGACATGATCGGGTTGCTTACCGCCGAAGACCAGAAAAGCATGCACCTGAATCTTGAAACTCCGGATCCCACTGATGGCGGAGAATTCCATACGTGGGAAATGAAAAGTTTTTATCACACTCCCATCGCTGCCGACATTACGATTCTTTCCAAAATTCAGAATGATGTGAAAGGTGCGCAGGCCGATGTGGTGGATGCATTGCTCCGCGAAACAGATTCCGATATCATTCCCTTCGACACCGTTGCAGCACGCGTTATTGCACAAACAAATTATGTGATACAGGGTGAACCTTACAACGCGCAAATATTTCTCGCTGCATTCAACAAAACTCTTTCGCCACAGATTCTCGTTGGAACGTACGATCCGGCAACCGGAAAAATGACGGGCGCTTACGATTCGCTTCATGTGCAGAACGGAATGGGAATTTATAATGTGAATACGGCAGACGAAGGAATTTTCAAATACAGCGGCGTGATCAATATGAAAACTCCGAAGGGCGCGATCCGTCAATATCCGTTCGAACAGGAATATATTGTTGCACGTCCTGCACTCACCGTGAGTGCCGATAAAATGAACGTGATGTATGCAGGACTCGATAACCCTATCACGGTTTCTGTTCCCGGTTTTGCCAATGAGAAAACGCACGTGACGGTGAATAACGGAACATTAGTGCCGCTCGGAAACGGAAAATTCACCGTGAAAAATCTGAAAGCAGGAAAATGTGTGGTGGCTGTGAGTGTTGACGACCAGGATGGAAAACCACGGAGCATGGGCACTATGGAATTCCGGGTAAAGAATTTACCAACGCCTATCGTTTATCCGAGTGGTGTTACAACACAACGCATTTCCGCAACAAAAATGGGAAATACACTCGGGCTCGTTTGTAAATACGGTGACGATTTCAATTTCGCGGCACAAGCGAACGTAGTTTCTTTCGATCTGAATATCTCTGATAAGTCGGGCGATAAATATGATAAAGAAGGAATCGCAGGAAAAGTTCTTCCTGAAGTGGCAAAATCAGCAATACGGAATTCAAAACGCGGAACACGCGTATCGTTCACGAATGTTTTTGCGATAGGCGCCGACGGAGTGAAACTGCATTGCCCCGATATGGTTTACATCATTCAGTAA
- a CDS encoding NifU family protein, which produces METKEIPVIIYGESTPNPASMKFVANRILIADGATANYRNAGETAQAPLPAKLFKFPFVKNVFISANYVSITKSDSIGWEDILGEMREFLRDYLQKGNSVIDELPKKNIATDSTFENTTSVFTEHAVPQNEMEMKIVEVLEQYIRPAVEQDGGLITFESFENGIVRVQLRGSCHGCPSSTITLKAGIEALLKRMVPGVMEVVAV; this is translated from the coding sequence ATGGAAACCAAAGAAATTCCGGTGATCATTTACGGCGAGAGCACGCCCAACCCGGCGTCGATGAAATTTGTGGCAAACAGGATTCTGATTGCAGACGGCGCAACTGCGAATTACAGGAATGCGGGAGAAACTGCTCAAGCTCCGCTGCCGGCAAAACTTTTTAAATTCCCGTTCGTGAAAAATGTTTTCATCTCGGCGAATTATGTTTCCATTACCAAATCAGATTCTATAGGATGGGAAGATATCCTTGGCGAGATGCGCGAATTTCTCCGCGATTATCTGCAGAAAGGAAATTCTGTGATCGATGAATTGCCGAAAAAAAATATTGCCACCGATTCCACATTTGAAAATACCACTTCTGTTTTTACGGAGCACGCCGTTCCGCAGAATGAAATGGAAATGAAAATTGTGGAAGTGCTGGAACAATATATTCGCCCCGCAGTGGAGCAGGATGGCGGGCTCATCACCTTCGAATCATTTGAGAACGGAATCGTGCGCGTGCAACTGCGCGGATCGTGCCATGGCTGTCCTTCATCGACGATCACACTGAAAGCAGGAATAGAAGCACTGCTGAAAAGAATGGTGCCCGGCGTGATGGAAGTGGTGGCGGTGTAG
- a CDS encoding acyl-CoA desaturase has translation MKTIRFIDNDKLQFATAVRKNVNAYFKEKKISMKGGGRMLFKSAAMLSLYLAPFVLILFLPMSVWMLLLLAVVMGVGMAGTGMGVMHDAMHGSFSKMNWMNNLFGSTMYMIGGNVFNWKMQHNILHHTFTNINGFDEDIRSRVVIRMSHEEPLKKIHRFQHIYAFFFYCLMTLTKFSGDFFQLREYNKKGILKDQKKKPAREFFILILSKAIYLFVVIGLPMLIAPFAWWQLLLVFVIVHLTAGIIMSIIFQMAHVVEGAEQPTLNTEGNIENEWAVHEMHTTANFARKSRLMSWFIGGLNFQIEHHLFPNISHVHYKKISPIVERTAKEFGLPYNQKRTFFTALASHVRTLKVLGREKAILDC, from the coding sequence ATGAAAACAATCCGGTTTATAGATAACGACAAGTTGCAGTTTGCAACGGCGGTGAGAAAAAATGTGAATGCTTATTTTAAAGAGAAAAAAATTTCAATGAAAGGCGGTGGAAGGATGCTTTTCAAATCGGCGGCGATGCTGAGTCTTTATCTTGCTCCTTTTGTGCTGATACTTTTTTTGCCGATGAGTGTGTGGATGCTGCTGCTGCTTGCCGTGGTGATGGGCGTGGGAATGGCGGGAACGGGAATGGGCGTGATGCACGATGCGATGCACGGATCATTTTCAAAAATGAACTGGATGAATAATTTATTCGGCAGCACGATGTACATGATAGGCGGAAATGTTTTTAACTGGAAAATGCAGCACAATATTCTGCACCACACATTCACGAACATAAACGGTTTTGATGAAGACATACGCTCGCGCGTGGTGATACGCATGAGCCACGAAGAGCCGCTGAAAAAAATTCACCGCTTCCAGCACATTTATGCTTTCTTTTTTTATTGCCTGATGACGCTGACTAAATTCAGCGGTGATTTTTTCCAACTGAGAGAATACAATAAAAAAGGAATTCTGAAAGATCAGAAGAAAAAACCGGCGCGTGAATTTTTCATTCTTATACTGAGTAAAGCAATTTATCTTTTTGTTGTGATCGGACTGCCAATGCTTATTGCACCATTTGCCTGGTGGCAACTGCTTCTCGTATTCGTTATTGTACATCTCACGGCAGGAATAATCATGAGCATAATTTTCCAGATGGCGCATGTGGTGGAAGGTGCCGAGCAGCCGACATTGAACACCGAAGGCAATATTGAAAATGAATGGGCTGTTCACGAAATGCACACAACTGCAAATTTTGCACGCAAGAGCCGATTGATGAGTTGGTTCATAGGCGGACTTAATTTCCAGATCGAACATCATTTATTTCCGAACATCAGCCACGTACATTACAAAAAGATATCACCGATAGTGGAACGCACTGCAAAAGAATTCGGTTTGCCCTACAATCAGAAACGCACTTTTTTCACGGCGCTGGCTTCGCACGTAAGAACGCTGAAGGTGTTGGGAAGAGAGAAAGCGATTCTTGATTGTTGA